A genomic stretch from Juglans microcarpa x Juglans regia isolate MS1-56 chromosome 3S, Jm3101_v1.0, whole genome shotgun sequence includes:
- the LOC121257400 gene encoding GSH-induced LITAF domain protein-like, producing MSKADEPVVGVPFYVGHNPYQDGTIPPNAVYGDPKGIPIQQTIFRDTPAPINCVYCGDTGMTTVRSKPSLAAVVGCMMPMMLGVCFLCPSMDCLWHKYHYCSSCKEKVGDFEKSDPCAVMDPPHWTQESFAFPA from the exons ATGTCGAAGGCAGATGAACCGGTCGTCGGAGTTCCGTTCTATGTTGGACATAATCCGTACCAAGACGGAACGATCCCACCAAACGCCGTCTACGGCGATCCCAAAGGAATTCCGATTCAGCAGACCATTTTCCGCGACACTCCCGCTCCGATCAACTGCGTCTACTGCGGAGATACCGGAATGACGACCGTCAG ATCTAAGCCAAGTTTGGCAGCTGTTGTCGGTTGCATGATGCCAATGATGCTTGGAGTTTGCTTTCTTTGTCCTTCAATGGATTGCCTATGGCATAAATATCACTACTGCTCTAGCTGCAAGGAAAAG GTTggggattttgagaaatcagATCCATGTGCTGTGATGGATCCTCCTCATTGGACACAGGAGAGCTTTGCATTTCCTGCATGA
- the LOC121257401 gene encoding uncharacterized protein LOC121257401: MTAPNMATITASLERSLQNCSLNDQTRSGTGAGLGVGGSSSSSDETPDNHLPNSDTSLELNSHMSLPYHWEQCLDLKTGEVYYINWRNGMKAKGDPRITQEYSGDCYSEDDSSYDSEESSSESSPSSSREHYRVEKDHKDHVLVVAGCKSCLMYFMVPKKVEDCPKCSGQLLHFDRSENGSP, translated from the exons ATGACAGCTCCAAACATGGCGACCATCACTGCTTCTTTAGAGAGGTCCCTTCAGAACTGTTCGCTAAACGACCAAACAAGAAGTGGTACGGGCGCAGGTTTAGGCGTAGGAGGGTCGTCTTCAAGCTCAGACGAGACACCGGATAACCATCTCCCTAACTCCGACACCTCCTTAGAGCTCAACTCTCATATGTCCCTCCCTTACCACTGGGAACAATGCCTCGATTTAAAG ACAGGGGAGGTTTACTATATAAACTGGAGGAACGGCATGAAAGCAAAAGGCGATCCAAGGATAACACAAGAATACAGTGGAGATTGCTACTCAGAAGACGATAGCTCATATGATAGCGAGGAGTCTTCCTCGGAGtcctctccctcttcctctaGAGAGCATTACCGGGTAGAGAAAGATCATAAAGACCATGTTTTGGTTGTGGCCGGGTGCAAGAGCTGTCTCATGTATTTCATGGTGCCCAAAAAGGTGGAAGATTGCCCCAAATGTAGCGGTCAACTTCTCCACTTTGATCGATCCGAAAATGGATCTCCGTGA
- the LOC121257402 gene encoding cysteine-rich and transmembrane domain-containing protein WIH1-like — translation MNYHHISHESHLPASGHPISYTSPPQGFLPPPPGYQGYFYEGYPPSQPGLAPSQPYHLEHYNDHDSGCSSILRGCLAALCCFCVLEECCL, via the exons ATGAATTACCACCATATTTCTCACGAGTCTCACCTCCCAGCTTCAG GCCATccaatttcatatactagtccGCCGCAAGGCTTTCTACCACCACCGCCGGGATATCAAGGGTACTTCTATGAAGGGTACCCTCCATCTCAACCCGGTCTAGCCCCTTCCCAACCCTATCATCTTGAGCATTATAATGATCATGACTCCGGCTGCTCTTCAATTCTAAGAGGCTG TTTAGCTGCACTTTGTTGCTTCTGTGTGTTGGAGGAGTGCTGCCTCTAG